The nucleotide sequence GGACATGATAGATTTGCAATCGGCCTCCACGTCATCCTTGATGAGCTTCACATCGCAAGGATATTTCATCGCCTCTTTGACGATCATCATTGCCGGCCGCGCGTGCACGCCGGCGTCGCTCTTCACGACCACTTCGCGCTCGGTCATCGCCTGTTCTTCTCCCTCATCAGGTTCTCCTGGATGTTCCGGTCCAGATCGCGGGCCGTGAATATGCCCAGCTTCTTGAGGCGCTGGTTCAGCGCCGCGGTCTCCACGATGATGGGGATGTTCCTTCCCGGCCTGACCGGCACCATGATGCTCGACACGTCGATGTCG is from Spirochaetota bacterium and encodes:
- a CDS encoding HPr family phosphocarrier protein, producing MTEREVVVKSDAGVHARPAMMIVKEAMKYPCDVKLIKDDVEADCKSIMSVLGLAIISGSRLIVRASGEGEVKVVETIVAMIENNFRSHEEPSQKN